GTCGCCCGCTGACGGCGCCGAGAACTGCCGGGCCTGCCACCGGGACGCGGTTTCCGGCCCCCATGCCGCCATCGGCTGCACTCCCTGCCATGGAGACGACCGTTCCACGGTGGGGAACCCGGCCACTGCGGCCGACCGGGCCGCCCGTTGCGTCGCCTGCCACCGGGGCTTCGACCGGCTGTTCGATCATGCCATGGCGACCCGTACGGCGGAACGGCAGTTCGCGGCCAGAACCGTTGGGCGGTTCGACGGGGGATTCTGGGCCGGCAACTGCACCGGCTGTCACGTGCGGGGATGCCTCGACTGCCACGGCGGCAAGGGGCACGCCATGTCCCGACCCCGCGACGGTGTCTGTCTCGAATGCCACCGGGGGTACTTCGTGGGGAGCGACTACCATGGCCGGGCCCCCAGGGAGGACGCCTTCCGCTTCCAGCGGGGCCCCTTTGCCGGCGGAGAACAGTTCCTCCCCATGCTCCCCGATGTCCATGCCGAGGCCGGCATCGGCTGTGGCGGCTGCCACGACATGGTGAGCCTGGCCGCCGGCAGACGGAGCGGCAAGGGATGCCGTGACTGCCACGAACCCGACCAGCGGATAGTGGAGCACCGCATCCCCGCCCACCGGGAGCGGCTCGAATGCTATGCCTGTCACTCTGCCTGGGCGCCCCAGGAATACGGCACCTTCTGGCTCCGCTTCATCGACAGCCCCCGGCGCCAGGCGCGGTTCACGGCCATCCCCCATCAGGATGAGTGGGTGAAAAGCGCCTATCTCAAGCGCCAGGACGCCCCTCCCCTGGGGCTGAACAGTGCGGGAAAGGTGAGCCCCATCCGGCCGCAGTTCATCCTCTATTTCTCCGATATCCGCAGCGAACGGGCGGTGGGGGAGGAGAACAGGCTTTTGGCCGCGGAGTGGAAGGCGTTCTTCCCCCACACGGTCCGGCGGGGCACCGTCATGTGCGACGGCTGTCACGACAACCCGCGCCGTTTCCTCCTGGAGAGGGAGAAGGAGCGGATATACCGGCTGCGGGATGACGGCTTGTCCCTGGAATCCTTCTGGCGCCGGGAGGGGCAGCGGGTGGTGAACGGGAGTTTCATGGACCCTGAACGGGTCGGGAAGATGGCCGTGAGGACACCGGCGTACACGAAGGGATATATCGAGAAATGGCAGCGGTTGACCGGGGACGCCGGCACTTCATCGCGGCGCTGATTGCGTTCATCGCTTCTTTGGCGGCGGCATGGCGATTTCTCGTCCCCCGCAGGAGGAAAGGCGGGGAACGGTTCGTTATTGACGCCGCGGCCGTTCCGCCACGGGGCGCCCTCGTCTATCGCGAGCGCCGACTGGCGGTGATGCGGGATGGAGGGGAAATGTACGCCCTGAATCTGACCTGTACCCATCTCGGCTGCACCGTGACCGTAACTCCGGGGGAGATTGTCTGCCCATGCCACGGCAGCCGCTTCGACCTCAAGGGAAACGTTCTGAAAGGGCCGGCCGAACGGCCCCTGGCCCGCTACCGGCTTGAAATCAGGGAGGGGCGGGTGGAGATTTATCCGGGATGATCAAGGAATTTGCCAAACATCTCTTTCCGCGGGTGGTCCTGCGGGAGAACCTGCGTTTCACCTACACCTTCTGCCTGGGAGGGCTCGCCTTTACGGCGCTCATGGTTCTGGCCGTGTCCGGGGTGCTGCTCCTGTTCTATTACCAGCCGACACCCGCCGGGGCCTTTGACTCCATCCTCTTCCTGGAATCGACGGTCATCGGCGGGAAGTACCTGCGGGGACTCCACCGGCTAGCCTCCCATGGGCTTTTGGTCCTGCTGTTCCTCCATATCCTGCGGGTGGTGCTCTCCGGCGCCTTCCGGCCGCCCCGGGAACTCACCTGGGTGGTGGGGGTGGGGCTCCTGGGGCTGACGGTGTTCGAGGCCTACACCGGCTATCTCCTCCCCATGGACCAGCTGGCCTTCTGGGCGACCAGAACCGGCATGGAGCTTCTGGCCACACTGCCGGGAGGCCCATGGCTGAAGGCTGTCCTCGTCCCCGACGGGGTGGGGGAGCCCCTGTCGCTGCTGCGTTTTTACGCGCTCCATGTGGTAGTCGTGCCCGTGGCGGTGCTGGCCCTGTCGTTTCTCCACTTCTACCGGGTGCGCAAGACAAAGGGGATACTGCCGTATCTGTGAGGGGTCGATGGCTGAAAGAATTGAAGTGAAAAACGACATGCGGCGGGGACCCCGCGGCAGCGGCGAATACGTCAGGAGTTCCCCCTGCTTTTTTCGCCTCGTCAAGCGGGCCTTCTGGGGGGGGATGGTGGCCTTGGCATTGCTGGCCGTGGTTATCCCGGCGCCGCTTCTGGACCCTGCGAATCCGGGGGCGCCGCCGAATCCCGCCAAATCGGCCTGGTTTCTCCTCTGGACCCAGGAGGTGGTAAGCCATGGCAACGGCTTTGCCTGGATCATCGTGGGGCTCTCCCTCTGGTTCATGGCCCTGCCGTGGCTGGGGAAGCACCGCCCGGAGCGCGCCGTCTGGTTCGGTGAGGGGAACCGCGCCGTTGCCTGGACTACCATCGCCGTCTTTGCGGCCATCGTGTCCATGACGGTCCTGGCCATGTTCTTCAGGGGGGAAAATTGGTCGCTCGTTTCCCCCTTCTGATCCTGCTCTGCCTGGTGCTTGCCGCCTGCGTGGGGAAGGCGCCGGGGGAGGGGTGCCTCTCCTGCCATTCGCCCCATTACGCCGAGCGGGGGAGTTGTGTCTCCTGCCACC
The nucleotide sequence above comes from Geobacter benzoatilyticus. Encoded proteins:
- the extO gene encoding selenite/tellurite reduction operon b-type cytochrome iron-sulfur cluster-binding subunit ExtO, producing the protein MPWMMHFIAVFWLSAALASPADGAENCRACHRDAVSGPHAAIGCTPCHGDDRSTVGNPATAADRAARCVACHRGFDRLFDHAMATRTAERQFAARTVGRFDGGFWAGNCTGCHVRGCLDCHGGKGHAMSRPRDGVCLECHRGYFVGSDYHGRAPREDAFRFQRGPFAGGEQFLPMLPDVHAEAGIGCGGCHDMVSLAAGRRSGKGCRDCHEPDQRIVEHRIPAHRERLECYACHSAWAPQEYGTFWLRFIDSPRRQARFTAIPHQDEWVKSAYLKRQDAPPLGLNSAGKVSPIRPQFILYFSDIRSERAVGEENRLLAAEWKAFFPHTVRRGTVMCDGCHDNPRRFLLEREKERIYRLRDDGLSLESFWRREGQRVVNGSFMDPERVGKMAVRTPAYTKGYIEKWQRLTGDAGTSSRR
- a CDS encoding ubiquinol-cytochrome c reductase iron-sulfur subunit produces the protein MAAVDRGRRHFIAALIAFIASLAAAWRFLVPRRRKGGERFVIDAAAVPPRGALVYRERRLAVMRDGGEMYALNLTCTHLGCTVTVTPGEIVCPCHGSRFDLKGNVLKGPAERPLARYRLEIREGRVEIYPG
- a CDS encoding cytochrome b N-terminal domain-containing protein → MIKEFAKHLFPRVVLRENLRFTYTFCLGGLAFTALMVLAVSGVLLLFYYQPTPAGAFDSILFLESTVIGGKYLRGLHRLASHGLLVLLFLHILRVVLSGAFRPPRELTWVVGVGLLGLTVFEAYTGYLLPMDQLAFWATRTGMELLATLPGGPWLKAVLVPDGVGEPLSLLRFYALHVVVVPVAVLALSFLHFYRVRKTKGILPYL
- the extQ gene encoding selenite/tellurite reduction operon b-type cytochrome membrane protein ExtQ gives rise to the protein MAERIEVKNDMRRGPRGSGEYVRSSPCFFRLVKRAFWGGMVALALLAVVIPAPLLDPANPGAPPNPAKSAWFLLWTQEVVSHGNGFAWIIVGLSLWFMALPWLGKHRPERAVWFGEGNRAVAWTTIAVFAAIVSMTVLAMFFRGENWSLVSPF